A DNA window from Scomber japonicus isolate fScoJap1 chromosome 14, fScoJap1.pri, whole genome shotgun sequence contains the following coding sequences:
- the ciao2b gene encoding cytosolic iron-sulfur assembly component 2B, which translates to MSGGTRLENANPVIFQRSGERLLTAADEDEDVQDPIDDREIFDLIRSINDPEHPLSLEELNVVEQIRVKVNDTESTVGIEFTPTIPHCSMATLIGLSIKVKLLRSLPDRFKIDVHITPGTHASEEAVNKQLADKERVAAALENSSLLEVVNQCLTARSI; encoded by the exons ATGTCAGGAGGAACTCGTCTGGAAAACGCGAACCCGGTCATCTTCCAGCGGTCCGGAGAAAGACTGCTGACTGCTGCAGACGAGGATGAAGACGTGCAAGACCCCATCGACGACAGGGAAATATTTGAT CTGATCAGATCCATCAACGACCCAGAACACCCCCTGTCTCTGGAGGAGCTCAATGTCGTGGAGCAAATACGAGTCAAA GTGAACGATACAGAGAGCACCGTGGGTATCGAGTTCACACCCACCATCCCCCACTGCAGCATGGCAACCCTCATCggcctgtcaatcaaagtcaagCTGCTTCGCTCCCTGCCAGACAGGTTCAAA ATTGACGTTCACATCACTCCAGGGACTCACGCCTCGGAGGAAGCAG tgaacaaacagctggcagacaaagagagagttGCAGCAGCTTTGGAGAACTCTTCGCTACTGGAGGTGGTCAACCAGTGTCTGACGGCCAGGAGCATCTGA